GGAGCTCCTTGTATAGTAGTTACTTTATCATCAGCTGTGCTATTTGGTAATACACCTAAGTTTTCTGATGAAAATCTAGCGTTGTCTCTATAGCCCTTGTACTTATTGATGTCATATCTAACACCTACATTGACATTGAACTTATCGGTATTGTTAAATTATTATATTCAATTCATTATTTAGTTTCAAGAACAAAAGTTTTAAAGAATTTTCCAACATTGTTTTTGACTTAGAGTAACACTTTGTTTTTCTTTTAAATCTCGCCAAATAATGCCTTATTCTACTGTTATATCCCTCCACTGTAAAGGTTTCTGCTTTGGAGGTTACGTGTCTTTCACTGGGTATCAGCTCTGAATAACTTTTCCAATAATCACTACAAAAAACATTTATATTTCTGTTTTTCAATTGCTCCCAAAGTTTTAAGAAGGTTTTTGTGTCCCGTTTGTCACTAATAAAACTGATGAACCTTTTTCTAAGTCTATCAACAGCAATCCAGCTCCAACAGTAGTTTTTTTATGCTGTACATAGCTGTGAATCTCATCTAATTCCACTATTTCAATAGGAACTTCATTTTTTGGAAGCTCTACAGATTCTCCCCATTTCTTAACCCATTGATAAACTGTTCCATAGCTAATATTTAATAGCCTCCCAATGGCTCGAAAGCCTAACCCTTCTAGATACATTTCTAAAGCAAGACGCTTTTGTTCTAGTGTTTTTACATCTGATTTTTTCTCAACACTGAAAAAATAGCCACAATCTTTACATTTATATCGCTGTCGCTCTCTGGCAAAGCCTGCTTTAATCTTATTGGATGATTGACATTTGGTACATTTCATTAGGCTAAATTATAAAAAATATATCAGATTAACAATGCCAACTTATCGTTTATCTCTATATCAGCATTAGCAAAAAAAGCATTTACGTTTCCTGTAAGTCCAGCTTGTCTTTCTAACCAAGTGATTTGGGAAACACCGTTGTAAGTATAGTTGGTGCCTGTGGAAGTGTCTTGTAAGTTAACTAGCCTTGGCTTATCTGAAGCTGTAACAAGGAAGCTATTCCAATTCCAGTAGTGGTCAGATGACCAGTTGGAGTAATAATGTCCTACATTTAATTTTACCTTATCTAAATCTATATTGAAATTAAGATTATTGGCTAAATTTTGCATGTTTTTTCTTATAAACCAAAGGTCAGCTCTTTTAAGCTTTTCGTTAGGATCTAGAACACCTCCACCATTTACATAAGTAAAGAAAGCGTTTGCTCTGTCAATATTTAAGTTATCAGAGTATTCATTTTGAGAAACAATAGAGCCCATCCAAGAAGGTGCAAAAATAGCATTGTAATCCTGATTAATTGATGTGAACTTCATGTTATTATGAACAGTAACAACATCGGATAATTTATATTTGAGCTCTGTACCTATAGCGTGAGAGAC
This Riemerella anatipestifer DNA region includes the following protein-coding sequences:
- a CDS encoding IS1 family transposase (programmed frameshift), with product MKCTKCQSSNKIKAGFARERQRYKCKDCGYFFSVEKKSDVKTLEQKRLALEMYLEGLGFRAIGRLLNISYGTVYQWVKKWGESVELPKNEVPIEIVELDEIHSYVQHKKNYCWSWIAVDRLRKRFISFISDKRDTKTFLKLWEQLKNRNINVFCSDYWKSYSELIPSERHVTSKAETFTVEGYNSRIRHYLARFKRKTKCYSKSKTMLENSLKLLFLKLNNELNIII